The following nucleotide sequence is from Cytophagia bacterium CHB2.
ATTCCCGACCTCATCATCAGCGATGTGATGATGCCGAGAATCGACGGTTACGAGTTGGCGCGCCGCATTCGCAACCATGAACTGACCAGCCACATTCCCATCATCATGCTGACCGCAAAAGCGGCGGAAGAGGAGAAACTCGAAGGTCTGGAAACCGGTGTGGATGCCTACCTGATCAAGCCGTTCGGCACCAAGGAGTTGCAGGTGCGCGTGCGCAAGCTGATTGAGATGCGGCGGAAATTGCGGCAGCAAACCGGCGCCAAAGCCGTGCTCTCGCCCGCGGCGGTACAGGCTTCGTCGCTGGATCAGGAGTTTTTGCAGAAGGTGCGCGAGATCATCGAAGCGAATATGGATGATGAGAACTTCAGCGTTGATGCTCTTGCGGCAAAAGCCGGCATGGGCATGCGGCAGTTGCAGCGCAAGCTGAAAGCGCTGACCGACGCCTCCCCGCAGCAGTGCATCCGCAGCATGAGGCTGCAGCGCGCCAAACAATTGCTCGAGCAAAAAGCCGGTACGGTTACCGAGATCGCGTTTCGAGTCGGCTACGGGGATGTCACAGCCTTCTCAAAAGCCTTTCGCGCGGAATATGGCCAGTCCCCCTCGGAAATGATCCCCGGCAAGGAAAAGCAGTAATACTTGCTCTGCCTCCAAAAACCGATCTTTTGATCTGGCGGAACCGCAGTGTCGCAGAGAGCGCTGAGAAAGACTTCTTGAGGTTGGAACTCTGCGATCCTGGCGTCTCCACGGTTCAACTGTTTGCTTTGTGGTTGAAAACCTGTCAATATCGTCCGGACGGGATTATGCTGACTTCGAGCGCTTTATGGCTTTTAACCTTTGCGCGATCGTGGCGGACTTTGCGGTTGAGAAAGAGTAAATGTTCGGCAAGGCTGAGAATTTTTCAACTCGAGAATGTCTGGCATTGATGCGATAACCGCAATGTTCGCAAAGGAGCCGCAAAGGCCGCTACGATTTACGAGGATAAAGAACTGCCTCGAAAGCTGCAAATCAAAGCTTCTGCGAAGCAGCAAAAAACTGTTCGGTGAAACTTGCTGTCTTCAGAGATCATCGGTATGAAAGCTTTTCCGCCGAAATGTGCCGCAGTTACCGAACGTCGCCGAAAAAAAATTGGCAGGATGATTTATCGACAAAATTATTTCAAATCGTTCTGCCGGCAAATTATTCTGCCATAAACTTTCAGAATTTTATCCTAACTTTAGAAAAGCGAAGGGTCTAATCTCCCTCTTCCCGTTTCTCCCTTTCCCCCTCTCACCCTCTCTTCCTCCCCCCATGTCGCATTTAGCAAGGAAAATGTCGCATTCAACCACGCCAGGTCGCATCTGAACTGAACAAAGTCGTCCCCGGCAAAGCATTCCCCTGCTGAATTTTCTTATCTTTTCGCGTGACGAACAGACAATCATTTTGAACCAAAAGGGTTCTCAAGAAATGACAGCTACTGAAAACCGGGCAGCGGCACATGCCGCCGGCGCAGCCATCTACAGCAAGAGCGTGCTTTCCATTTATGACCTGTTCGTGCTGGGTTTCTCGAACCGGTTCGCCTGGCGTTGCCCCTCGCGGCTGATTGTGGATTTCTACAATGAGCATGTCTCCGGCCGGCATCTGGACCTGGGGGTGGGCACGGGTTATTTCCTGGACAAGTGCACTTTCCCGGCGCCGCACCCGCACATTGCGCTGGCGGATTTGAATCCCAACAGCCTGGAAATGGCGGCCAGACGGCTGCGGCGCTACGAACCCACGACACACGTCGTCAATGTGCTCAGGCCGTTTTGGATAAAGCCGGCAAGCTTTGATTCCATCGCCATGAACTATTTGCTGCACTGCCTGCCGGGCGATTTGTCCGACAAGAGCGTGGTGTTTCAGCATGTCAAGCCGCTGCTGAATCGCAGCGGCGGGGTGGTATTTGGCACTACGATTTTGGGCAAAGGGGTGGCGCATTCTCCCCTGGCGCGCGCCTTTTTGCTGATTTACAACGCACACGGCATTTTTGGCAACAAGCGGGACTCGCCGCGGGATTTGGAGCAGGCGTTGCAAGCACACTACAGTGATTATCAAATGCATCTCGTGGGTTCTGTGGCGTTCTTTATGGGAAGGACGTAGAGGCCGGAGTGATGGTGTCGTGGAGGGAACGGAAGAAGAATGAGTTGAGGTGAGGTTCAGTACTTTCACAATTCCAAAACCCAACAAATGCTGACAAACAACCAGTGGTCACTAATTCAACCAAAGGAGACGTGTTCATGAGTTGCGCAAAGAGGTACTCTCAAAAATCCAGGCGTATGACAATGCGGCCGTGGCTGGCGGCGGCGCTGTTTGTCGCGGCCATGACGAGGCCGGCAGCGGCGCAGGATCTCTTCATGGATTGGACAAACGGGACGACGGGGGTGCTCGGGTCAGTGACGGTAACCACCGGCAATTTTACATCATCGAATCTGGTTAGGGCATACAACCTCTCGGGCCCGGACTATTCTGCCGCACCGGGTTCGACCTCGCAG
It contains:
- a CDS encoding class I SAM-dependent methyltransferase, translated to MTATENRAAAHAAGAAIYSKSVLSIYDLFVLGFSNRFAWRCPSRLIVDFYNEHVSGRHLDLGVGTGYFLDKCTFPAPHPHIALADLNPNSLEMAARRLRRYEPTTHVVNVLRPFWIKPASFDSIAMNYLLHCLPGDLSDKSVVFQHVKPLLNRSGGVVFGTTILGKGVAHSPLARAFLLIYNAHGIFGNKRDSPRDLEQALQAHYSDYQMHLVGSVAFFMGRT